In one Brevibacillus choshinensis genomic region, the following are encoded:
- the sufC gene encoding Fe-S cluster assembly ATPase SufC produces MTAVPHLQIKNLRAKIEDKEILKGMNLEIKGGEVHAIMGPNGTGKSTLASTLMGHPKYEVTAGEVIINGEDLLDMAVDERARAGLFLAMQYPSEISGVTNSDFLRSAINARRGEGNEISLMKFIREMDKKMSTLEMDESFSHRYLNEGFSGGEKKRNEILQMMLIEPTFCILDEIDSGLDIDALKVVANGVNEMRSADRGFLIITHYQRLLNYVKPDFVHVMMQGRIVKSGGPELAERLEAEGYDWIKEELGIEDETVNANV; encoded by the coding sequence ATGACAGCAGTACCGCATTTGCAAATAAAAAACCTTCGCGCCAAGATCGAGGATAAAGAAATCCTCAAAGGCATGAACTTGGAAATCAAGGGCGGCGAAGTCCATGCAATCATGGGCCCGAACGGAACTGGTAAATCAACTTTGGCTTCTACTCTGATGGGTCACCCGAAATATGAGGTAACCGCAGGCGAAGTAATCATCAACGGTGAGGATCTGCTGGACATGGCAGTCGACGAGCGTGCACGCGCTGGTCTGTTCTTGGCGATGCAATATCCGTCCGAAATCAGTGGCGTTACCAACTCCGACTTCCTGCGTTCCGCAATCAACGCTCGTCGTGGTGAAGGAAACGAAATTTCCCTGATGAAGTTCATTCGCGAAATGGACAAGAAAATGAGCACGCTGGAAATGGACGAATCCTTCTCTCATCGTTATCTGAATGAAGGCTTCTCCGGTGGGGAGAAAAAGCGCAACGAGATTCTGCAAATGATGCTCATCGAACCTACTTTCTGTATTCTTGATGAGATCGACTCTGGTCTCGATATTGACGCATTGAAAGTAGTAGCGAACGGCGTGAACGAAATGCGCTCTGCTGATCGCGGATTTTTGATCATCACTCACTACCAGCGTTTGCTGAACTATGTGAAGCCTGACTTCGTACACGTCATGATGCAGGGTCGTATCGTGAAGTCCGGTGGTCCAGAACTGGCTGAACGTCTCGAGGCAGAAGGCTACGATTGGATCAAGGAAGAGCTCGGCATCGAGGATGAAACCGTAAACGCCAACGTGTAG
- a CDS encoding FGGY family carbohydrate kinase, translating to MAEQPYILSIDQGTTGTKALLVDQDGNIRAESYQKHTQYYPHSGWAEHDPTEIWQMVLAAVADILEKANIAPHQVHAVGLANQGETVMAWDVTDSSPLYPAIVWSCRRSIAIADQWNADHDWRQRVKEKTGLRIDPYFSATKVKWLMEEVPEVNAKLEEGCGRFGTLDTWMIWNMTGKKQFVTDASTAARTLLFNIQQGEWDEEILQYLGIKKEWLAQVVPSVGELGVTCPDHFLGIQAPIRVSMVDQPAALYGHLCVEPGMSKCTYGTGCFAYLNVGTQPLTDHTDTLLSTIVWQREDAYTYALDGAIYSAGSAIEWGMNGLGLYDSIEQLQEWSKQWELCLNGGAVEKELDNEILFIPALSGLGAPYWSSDTRGMFVGMSHDTTKQDLARAILEGIAHRIADVLEAMQLVSGQQLKSLRVDGGPTRNPYLMQVQANILGIPVEAPKQAETTAMGVAYLQGESLGWWTQEQLQKKILISRRYEPQLSHERVQLKRRRWKKAIQLLQDFQ from the coding sequence ATGGCAGAGCAACCATATATTCTTTCGATTGATCAAGGAACGACAGGTACCAAGGCATTACTTGTTGATCAGGACGGCAATATCAGGGCGGAGAGCTATCAAAAGCACACGCAATATTACCCGCATTCGGGTTGGGCAGAGCATGATCCGACGGAAATATGGCAAATGGTACTCGCTGCGGTTGCCGACATTTTGGAAAAAGCCAACATCGCTCCGCATCAGGTCCATGCAGTCGGCTTGGCCAATCAGGGTGAGACCGTAATGGCATGGGATGTGACTGACAGCTCTCCGCTATACCCTGCGATTGTCTGGTCGTGCCGACGCTCGATTGCTATTGCGGATCAGTGGAATGCAGATCATGATTGGCGACAACGGGTCAAAGAAAAGACGGGTTTGCGCATTGATCCTTACTTTTCGGCGACCAAGGTCAAATGGTTGATGGAAGAAGTGCCTGAGGTCAACGCAAAGCTGGAGGAAGGCTGCGGTCGTTTTGGAACACTGGACACGTGGATGATCTGGAACATGACGGGCAAAAAGCAGTTTGTCACGGATGCTTCGACGGCTGCCAGAACGCTGTTGTTTAACATCCAGCAGGGAGAGTGGGACGAGGAAATCCTCCAATACTTGGGGATCAAAAAGGAATGGCTCGCGCAAGTTGTCCCGTCTGTCGGGGAGCTAGGTGTGACTTGTCCAGATCATTTTCTCGGTATTCAGGCGCCGATCCGTGTGAGTATGGTGGATCAACCTGCTGCGCTATACGGTCATTTGTGTGTCGAGCCGGGCATGTCAAAGTGCACGTATGGAACCGGGTGCTTCGCCTATCTAAACGTAGGGACGCAACCATTGACTGATCATACAGATACGCTGTTGTCCACGATTGTCTGGCAGCGGGAAGACGCGTATACCTATGCCTTGGACGGAGCGATTTACTCGGCTGGTTCCGCGATTGAGTGGGGGATGAATGGATTAGGCTTGTACGACAGTATCGAACAGCTGCAGGAATGGTCCAAGCAGTGGGAGCTTTGTCTAAACGGTGGAGCCGTGGAAAAGGAACTGGATAACGAAATATTGTTCATCCCTGCCCTGAGCGGTCTAGGAGCACCGTACTGGAGCTCCGATACGCGAGGGATGTTCGTAGGGATGTCTCACGATACGACGAAACAAGATTTGGCACGTGCCATTCTGGAGGGCATTGCCCACCGAATTGCCGATGTACTGGAAGCCATGCAGCTTGTCTCGGGGCAGCAACTAAAATCGCTGCGAGTAGATGGAGGCCCAACGCGGAACCCTTATTTGATGCAGGTTCAGGCAAATATTTTAGGGATTCCAGTGGAAGCACCCAAACAGGCTGAGACTACAGCGATGGGCGTAGCCTATCTGCAGGGAGAATCGCTGGGATGGTGGACGCAGGAACAACTGCAAAAGAAAATCCTGATCTCCAGGCGATACGAGCCACAGTTGTCTCATGAGCGAGTACAGCTCAAGCGAAGGCGATGGAAAAAAGCCATTCAGCTGTTGCAAGACTTTCAATAA